The DNA segment TGATAATCATCGTCGCAGAAAAAAGTCTGCATCCGGCGATTACCCCGCTGGGTGATGTTGTGAGGTATTCCCGGTATGACGACTCTTGCTATCCTTGCCATGCCTGGATTATTGCCGGTATTGTCCCAAATTGTCAAGTATTAAGTATACTGTCCCCGGAATCCCTGTCCCTGGAATCCCTGCTACCTTTGTATTTTACCTCAACTTTGGTGTTCACTAAAAGAATCTTATATCAGCAATCTCCCTCCATTTTGACATATTGAGCCTACTTCTTTTCTAGTATCTCCGAGAGTTCCTCTAGCAACCTTGCTATCTCATCATCGGTGCCAACAGTGATTCTGAGACAGTCCTGAAGTTTAGGGGTGTCGAAATATCTTAACAGAATACCCCTTCTTTTCAGCTTCTCATATATGCCTTTTAAGTTTCTGCCAGAAATCTTTGCCAGGACAAAATTGCTTTGAGATGGATATACCTTAAATCCCAATTCAGCCAGAGATGTACTGAGTTCACCCCTGGTTTTCTTTATCTTTGCCACATTCTTTTCCATCCATGGCATATCGTTCAGGGCAGCAGTGGCAGCAGCTATGCTCAGTCTGTTGAGATTATACGAGTCTTTTATCTTTGCCATTCCTTGTATCAGGTTACGGTTAGCAAATGCGAGACCAATACGCATACCTGCCAGTGAAAAAGACTTTGAAAAGGTGTGCAGCACTACTATATTCGGATATTCATTGATCAACGGTATGGCGCTCTCAGAAGCAAAATCTACATATGCCTCATCTACAACCAATACCCCTTCCAGTTCTTTAGCAATGCCTGCAATCTTTTTTACCGGGGTAAAGGTTCCGGAAGGGGAGTTGGGATTGGCAAGGAAGGTCAGCTTTGCACCTCGTTTAACAAACCCTTCCGGGATTTCAAAGTCCTCAGTAAATGGTACGTTTAATTTTTTACCCTCCTGAATTGCCACCAGAGTATCGTAAAGGGTGTAAGTAGGAGTAGGTATGACTACCATGTCGCCTTTCCCTACAAATGATCTGACCAGGATAGAGAGCAGGTCATCAGCCCCGTTTCCCGCCAGAATATTCTCTTCTTTGGCACCATAGACCTCTGCTGCTTTTCTCCTCAGTGAATCAGCCATAGGTGACGGGTATAAACGGATTGAGATATTGGCTTCTTTTTTTATTGCTTCTGCAACCTTTGGAGAAGGGGGGTATGGGTTCTCGTTTGTATTCAGTTTGATATATTTCCCGTCCTGAGGTTGCTCTCCAGGCTGATACCCCTCCATATTTTCTATGTTTTTCCTGAAATAGCCCAATTATTTTCCCCTTTTAACTTGATAATTCCCTGTAGCTTGTTATAGGGTTTCAAACCTGCCCCTACTTATTTACGCTATGCCATGTTCCTTTGCCAGTTCTCTGAAACCTGGAAGGGAATTCTCTATAGCCTTCTTCTCAACACAGTATGCAATGCGAAAATAACCGGGTGTCCCGAAACCACTTCCCGGAACAATCAGAATATTCTTCTTCTGTGCCTCCCTGACAAATGCCACATCATCCTGTATGGGGGATTTGGGGAACAGATAGAATGCGCCCTGAGGTTTGACCATCTGATAGCCCATCTCAGTCAGGCTGTTATAGAACAGGTCCCTTTTTTCCTGATAATCATTCACGTTTACACATACTTTCTGCAATCCGGCTACAACCCTCTGCATTAAAGCAGGCGCATTCACGAATCCTATAACTCTATTGCAGAAGGTGAAACCATTAATCAGGTCCTGAAGATCATCTGCAATTGGATTGACGGCTATATAACCTATCCTCTCTCCAGGGATTGATAGGTCCTTTGAATGGGAGGTGACCACAATACTATTATCTATAAGCCTGAATACATTTGGAGGCTCTAAACCGTCATAGACCAGCTTCTTATATGGTTCATCGGAGACTACATATATAACAGTACCCAGTTCCTTTTCCTTTTTTCTTAGAAGTCCTGCAAGCTCTTCCAGAGATTTTAAACTGTAAACCACTCCTGTAGGATTATTGGGAGAATTTATAATTATAGCCCTGGTTTTAGAGGTAATAGCCTGGTTTAATTTCTCCAGGTCGATGTCAAATTTTTCATCGGTAGGCACCTCCCTGCATACACCACTGTGGTTGTCTATATAGAACCTGTACTCTACGAAAAATGGAGTGAGTACTATAACCTCATCCCCTGGATCAATAAGGGTTTTTAAGACTACATTGAGTCCGCCACCAGCACCGCATGTCATAACGATGTTATCCCACTTAAAATCCATACCTGAATCTTCTGCTAAAACCCTGGCTATAGCCTCTCTTGTCTCTACAAAACCTGCATTGGGCATATAACGGTGCA comes from the Thermodesulfobacteriota bacterium genome and includes:
- a CDS encoding transposase; translated protein: MARIARVVIPGIPHNITQRGNRRMQTFFCDDDY
- the hisC gene encoding histidinol-phosphate transaminase codes for the protein MGYFRKNIENMEGYQPGEQPQDGKYIKLNTNENPYPPSPKVAEAIKKEANISIRLYPSPMADSLRRKAAEVYGAKEENILAGNGADDLLSILVRSFVGKGDMVVIPTPTYTLYDTLVAIQEGKKLNVPFTEDFEIPEGFVKRGAKLTFLANPNSPSGTFTPVKKIAGIAKELEGVLVVDEAYVDFASESAIPLINEYPNIVVLHTFSKSFSLAGMRIGLAFANRNLIQGMAKIKDSYNLNRLSIAAATAALNDMPWMEKNVAKIKKTRGELSTSLAELGFKVYPSQSNFVLAKISGRNLKGIYEKLKRRGILLRYFDTPKLQDCLRITVGTDDEIARLLEELSEILEKK
- a CDS encoding pyridoxal phosphate-dependent aminotransferase — protein: MPISNRIKTGLEKGSWIRKMFEEGDKLKAKLGADNVYDFSLGNPFGEPPPEFLNELKNLVNNPTPGMHRYMPNAGFVETREAIARVLAEDSGMDFKWDNIVMTCGAGGGLNVVLKTLIDPGDEVIVLTPFFVEYRFYIDNHSGVCREVPTDEKFDIDLEKLNQAITSKTRAIIINSPNNPTGVVYSLKSLEELAGLLRKKEKELGTVIYVVSDEPYKKLVYDGLEPPNVFRLIDNSIVVTSHSKDLSIPGERIGYIAVNPIADDLQDLINGFTFCNRVIGFVNAPALMQRVVAGLQKVCVNVNDYQEKRDLFYNSLTEMGYQMVKPQGAFYLFPKSPIQDDVAFVREAQKKNILIVPGSGFGTPGYFRIAYCVEKKAIENSLPGFRELAKEHGIA